The window tcttctttctcttcctgACTGGCTCACCACCCTCGACCGTCACAGAAGGTTCAGGCTCGATCTgcttcactttctttttcttcttaggcATTTGAGCCTGGGAATCGCCTGTCTCTGTTTGGTCAGCAGATTTGGTCGAAGTCTCaggtgattttctttttcttacaagaggtctttcctcttcttcctgTGTTATGAGGGTAAAGAAATGTCAGAATATAGACTTAAAAGAGTTATAAGATTGACATTAGGAATAAAACTTGCATCTTTTTCTTCGTCGAATTCGATGACCACACGCTTCGAGCGTTTTGAGGTCGTGGTAGTCTCGGTGCTATCATCTTTCTTATGAttctgaaaaaataaagaaatatgagGCAAAGACGTTAAGAGTAAAAGATAAGTTCATAAGAGTTACCTTCTCTTCTTGTTTCCATTCTTGGATCTTCACCCCAGTGGGTTTCTTGGGTCTCACATCAGCTCGAGACGTTTCAGCAATTTTCTTTGTCATGATTGTTTTGCCTGAAAGTAAGAATATTAGAAAAGGCAAAAATACATATCaatttagaaaaatcaaaagttaGTACCTCGAGCTTGAAGGTTTGAGCGGATATTCTCGACCGTTGGTTGTGTAAAACCACTCTCAAGTCTGGAGATCATGATAGTTGTGTCTCCAACCGAACGGCCCGAATAATATTTCTCCCACCAGGTAACAAATCCCATGGTGCAGAAGTGGGAATGGTTGAACTCAAAAGGATGCAGGTTATAGTTTTCATCAAGAGAAATCTTCAAAAATTTTTTGAAAGTCTTTTCTGAAAGATTGGCCCCTCTTATGACGTCTCTAGGATCTTCGAACAAGCTTTTGGGACGGATCTGCGAGAGGCCAAATTGTCTTGAAACCAAATTAGGCTGGTATCCAACCAGGCCTAAATAGTTCGATTGAACACCTGTACGACAGGACAGGATCTGTGGATTCAAGTAAAATGACCATATTTCATTCACTTCTTCTTCATTGTCCGGATCGACAGCAGGAAAATCGTCAGTGAACCAGGCCGGGCCGACCTCTCGACTAATGAATGGAGCATGTTGGGGAAGAAACTTGTCAAAACTCAGAAAAATCTTCATGTACTTGAGGAACAGCTTTTGTGGGTTTTGATCGAAGGTCTTGGGTGTTAATCGAAGTGCTCTCTGGCCTTCGATCGAGCGATTGGCAACTTCTTCAGCATAATCTTGTGGGATTATTAATCCCATTTCTTGTTCGAAAGTGGCATTAAGCCACAACTGGAGAAGCCACATAGGCCCAGATACTAAGAAGGAAGACCCATCCTTCGATTTCTTCAGGTCATCGCATGCCTCACCAAGCGATTCGTATAGTACTGCTAACAAGAGGCGTCCAAATCCAAAGCTCTGACCTTCATGAATTTGTATTGCCATTGGAATAAATCTTTTGGCTACTTGCAAGGATTTTGTGCAAAAGACGTAGTGAGATAGCCATAGGGTCAAGAAGGCTACATGCTCTTCATCAGAGACTTCCTCTTCGACCGATCCTTTGTGTTCAGCTATATATTTGGAAAAGGTGTTCTCCTTATATATTAGCTTAATATTATCACTAGATTTAGTGGGATCATAAGTTTCTCCGTTAGGCCTAAGGCCTGTGAGAGCGGCTACGTCTAAGAGAGTGGGGGTCATCATACCACATTTAAAATGAAAGGTGTTGGTAGAAGACTCGAAAAAATGCATAGCTGCTATCAGCATTTCTGGTCGATATTCAGGACCAAATCGAGAGAATTGTATTAAGTCAAATATGCCATATGTCTTCCAGAAATCCTCATACGCTTGTTCGACTCGATCAAGCCAAGGTATGTAATCCCTATGGGCTATTGACGGGGCGGATCGAAAGAGTTTGTGGGGTTTGCTTAAGCAGTTGAAGTTGTAAGGCTCACTATCAAAAATCCTAGGTTCGCAAGTTGGGTAGCAGGGGAATACCTTGTTCATTGAACTCGAGAGTGACTCTTGGTCTGGCAGAGGTCCACCGAAAGCGTAAACTGTCCTTTCCACTGCGAAAGGGATCATCACCTCCGATTCCCAGATTTCTGTGTGTTCGGCGTCACCTTGTGGTTCTGGAACCACCTTCTCTCCGTCGTTCCTGACTGTAAAACGGTGCCATTTCCCAGCAAACGGAACTGCTTGGCCTTGCGACATTGTGAGAAATCTGAAAAAGGATGATTTTCTCGTGAAGGGTTGGGTAGCTGATAGAATCAGTGAGTGAGAGCTTGGGTTCACGAAGAACAATGGCAGAACTCAGAGATTCGGTGAGTTTGATGATGAGAGGGATAACGATTATCTGGAAATAGGAAGGTTTCGCCGGAAATAATGGAagcaaggaagaagaagaagggtttCAGAagcagagaagaagaaaggtttCGGGGTTTAGGAAGCAAAGAAGATGAAGGGGTTTCTCTGAGGTTTTTTGGCGCTATTTATGGAggtttttactttaaaaaagggaaaataatataataagaatCAAGGGTCAGAAATCAATCACATCAGATTTCCCTTTTTACTCCCCAGCGTGACACGTGTCCCACTCTGCCTAGAAAGATGGAATTAATGATGGGTAATGGAGATCGAGGCGACGGTTACACAGTGAACGTGCGATCATGACGTCGTTCCAGGGAAACTgttagaagaagagaaaaaatgtcaACTTCTCATCTTTCTTCGATCTCGAGTCGAAGCAGACATTTTTTGGGGGCAATTTGTTAGCCCATATTTTCGACGAGCTAAAATGTGCTATAAGTATGCATTGGATGTCGTCTCGAGGTTCGAAGCGTATTACAGAGCAAGAGCCTGGTCAGGACCTGCTCGAATCGAAAAGAGAGGAGAGTCTTTAAGAAGGAATTCCCAGGTTCAAAGGAGTATTTACGAAGTACAAAGCTAAGACAAGAAAGAGGACTTCGAGCTATTGGGCAATTCGAACTGGTGTATGGACGAGTCGAAGTCGAGGCAGCAAGAATTCTGGACTTAGCGTAATTTCTGAACAAATCTTCATCAAATCAGTTCGATCTCGAGCAATGTGGATAACCGTTCTAAGGAGCAGGTATGTGCATATGAGATGTACGTGGCAGGACACTTGGCATTAGGATAGTGTTCGACCGTTAGGGCAGTTTATTTTCGAATGCCTATATATAGCAATTTTTAGTTAGATTTCAAGGTCGCAAATCATTTCTACAGAATCCTTATACACTCAAAGTATCCAGCGCAGAGAGAAACGAGTACACAAGGAGAATGTATGTTTGTTTGTGAACCATTTTAAATTTCTGTAAACTTTACATTTCGAATGCAATGCAATTTACGCTTCACTTTAGAATTCCTGtcttttaaatggttcattcGTTCGAGTGAACTTACTGCTCCTTTACATTCTGCAATTTTCCTCCCTTGTTAATTTACTTCCAGCCTTTCGATTCTGTCAGAATTTTCCTTTCCTTGCCTAGTTATTTCCAGCATTTCGATTTCTGTTAAACAATTTTACTTTCTGCAAATTTCGAACCAGTGAGTGTTTGTTGCAATGATGAACATTAACGGTTTTATGTTTAAAGCAAACACGCAAATGACATGCTCCTGAGATTCACTAGTTGGTCTCGCAAGCAATTAACTTAGACTAGCGGTTGTTTACCAAATTCCAGTGTAAACAGCCTCCCAACATCAACTTGGAGAATTGAACCCACCATCGCCCTTCAAAGCCACGTCACCTATAGACACAACTTCCAAACCCACTTGCACACTGTCCTCTTCGATTTCCAAAATCCACAATACTTGTGCTCTGTTGGATACCGTTCCTTATCTTCCTCATTGAGGACAATCACCATTCTCAAACGGCGGGTATTGACAGACCAAAAGGCCCAAATGACAGTAATTGGCCCAAACGTATAACTACGATTGGTGATTTTTGTAACCGTTAGAGAATGGATCCTTTGTAATTTTCCTTTCCAAGAAGCTTCTAGATTAGTACAACTGTGTATTAGTTGTATTATGACCGTTACGTTATCTGTGTATTTAAGTCCTTGTAAGCTGAAagttagttatatttttatatttgttctttcttcttttgGAGACCTTCCCTGTCTCCAATGTCGGAATGCTCTAACATCACACAACATAAACAGGCGTGAAGTTTATCACGCCTTCAGGCCTAAGTCACACATAGTATGATTTGTTGAGATTTCTTGAGCTTCTTTCTGACTTTAAGATTAATTCTTTAGAGAGCTATGTTCGTTCTATAGCATGAACAATAggtatttgtttgtaattatttaacaaGTTAAATATGAATATTGTTATTAACACCCCCACCCCATTTCTATTCAAATGCTTAAATTGTAACGTATCAAACTAGGCAATGTTTAAACCTTAGTGCGTGTTTACCATTTCCTTCACCTCTTTTGTTTAAGATCATACCCACCATATATCTTGCCTCTGGATTCATGCtttacatataaatataaatatgaatacaTTTGGAAAAGTGGGGAGAAAAGGGTTTAGATTTTTGTGGGGGTAAAAGAAagcaaagagaagaaaaaaggggGTTTGCTTCTTTTGGAAGTTGATAGGAGGAGAGGTAAGTGGAGCAAAGAATAGATATTCCAAAAACTTGAGAGAGGGCAAGAGCATGACCGACCATTCACAAGTTTAGTGGACAAAGGGAAAGTGGTCACCCTAACACTAAAGCCAATTTGTCGTAATTGTTTTGTACATAACTCCTTGGCCTCTTTCCAACAATAAAGCCCCCTGTCCCAATTCTTTCCACGTTCACAAGTTACCCTCCTATAGGAGGATAAGAGTGAATGGCACTTTAGGGTCACTTTCACTTATCTCCCACTTTATCAAGCAATAATATTCATAAGCATGCATGACTTTTCTTATCAATTATCATCTACAAAGTcatcttataataataaattacaattattaacTCCCTTCGCTATTACATTGAAAGAACGGAAAATAGCATGCACTAATTATTAATGGGATCTCGGGCTAGTATTTTAGTTAAGAGTGGTTGGAAGGATGCGGTGGAGGTTTTCTCCTTTCTTAATTCTTAATGTTTTGCAACTACGATGGTAGGTTCAATGACGCGCTTAAttaaatacacaacaaaaattgTATTCTAATTCAACGTAAGACCTATAAAGAGTATTCCGTGGGACCCTAGTGGTCAAACATCTATATTACCAATTTATTGAGGTATGGTAGCTAACAAAAGATGGTTTTAGAGTTTAGACAAAAGCAAGGCCACTACAAGGGCTTGTTGTTGTGTGGTTCCATCGAACTCACACGTAGCTTTTCTTCACAAATTGCTTGTGTGGGATTTTGGGTGAGGGTTAAACTTCTCGAGGCTTCTTATCCGTCAATGTGTGAAAAAAGATTTCGTGCCATGTGTACTTATACGttttaacttttagttttttttagagcTGAACTTAACTACTACTTTGTTCTACGTGCTTCTGGGTTCAGTGGTTGTTAAAATCTCGTTCAACGAAACTCCGAAAGCTGCCGTCATAACGTGTATCTTGAGATATTGATTCtataatatttgatatatgCTCTAATACAATTGATAGATGAGTGCATTTTTTAAGTATAGATTCAATTCCTTCATTGTGCGTGTGAAAAAGACTTTGTCGAAAAAGATAACATTAATCTCATAATATTTTCTACGGAAATACTTgttttcagaagaagaaaattgaatatcaaatgatttattttatatgttgaatataataattaaagtgcattAGTTACATTTACTAAATTGAAATTCTATTACACGCAAGATTTTACTTTAAATGTTTGTAATTGGtttaagtgataaaaaaaataagtggcGAGAAAGCTTTGAACTCTTCCTATTCTTAAAGAAACTCACTTAATTTGACACAGATTAATATGTCAAATCATCAATGTAAAGAATATTCATGTTAAGTATACTATTTTAGTCTTTTCACTTTGTGACCTAAGATCTATTTTTTTACGAGGTTTTCCTTGACAATTCAATAATTTGAACCGAGTATTTAAAAAAGCAggttatattcaaaatattttattttagtttcacaATTTTGGAAGTATGTCAtatgtgatttttcttttacagacttaattaattttagatgttAAAAATGTGTCATTCACCACTATATGTGATAGTGGTGTTACGCGGATCTTGATATGACTTAATGGCTCTACGTCATATTTTAAGAGGGGCCAAAACTaaatttttacacatttaataggattaaaattgaaattttatataatttgaaagagcaaatgcatatattattatcactactaaaataaatgtttttgatCAACAATGGTTATAAACAAACCATCTTAAAAAAATGgtgatatttttatgaataattataattttttaaagatgattttttaaaagtcgTCTTTGAAAATGCATTACTACATCTATTTCGTTAAGAATCGTCTTTGAAAACGCATCTCACTTATTCAAAAGGCATGTGTCTCTCTCACTCACGCCCGCTCACATCCTTCAAGAATCATCCCTCTCACTAACGGAAACCCTAAGCCCCAATCCCGCAAAGGGTCAAAAGCATAGGCTCCA of the Glycine max cultivar Williams 82 chromosome 13, Glycine_max_v4.0, whole genome shotgun sequence genome contains:
- the LOC121173280 gene encoding uncharacterized protein: MSQGQAVPFAGKWHRFTVRNDGEKVVPEPQGDAEHTEIWESEVMIPFAVERTVYAFGGPLPDQESLSSSMNKVFPCYPTCEPRIFDSEPYNFNCLSKPHKLFRSAPSIAHRDYIPWLDRVEQAYEDFWKTYGIFDLIQFSRFGPEYRPEMLIAAMHFFESSTNTFHFKCGMMTPTLLDVAALTGLRPNGETYDPTKSSDNIKLIYKENTFSKYIAEHKGSVEEEVSDEEHVAFLTLWLSHYVFCTKSLQVAKRFIPMAIQIHEGQSFGFGRLLLAVLYESLGEACDDLKKSKDGSSFLVSGPMWLLQLWLNATFEQEMGLIIPQDYAEEVANRSIEGQRALRLTPKTFDQNPQKLFLKYMKIFLSFDKFLPQHAPFISREVGPAWFTDDFPAVDPDNEEEVNEIWSFYLNPQILSCRTGVQSNYLGLVGYQPNLVSRQFGLSQIRPKSLFEDPRDVIRGANLSEKTFKKFLKISLDENYNLHPFEFNHSHFCTMGFVTWWEKYYSGRSVGDTTIMISRLESGFTQPTVENIRSNLQARGKTIMTKKIAETSRADVRPKKPTGVKIQEWKQEEKNHKKDDSTETTTTSKRSKRVVIEFDEEKDARRRGKTSCKKKKIT